Proteins co-encoded in one Xiphophorus couchianus chromosome 16, X_couchianus-1.0, whole genome shotgun sequence genomic window:
- the LOC114159878 gene encoding nuclear GTPase SLIP-GC-like has translation MDTFVCDKLSQWGFSEFIEIFKDQGVDTESLYCLEDQDIDKLITKVGPRARFKKRLNRLKEEENTNGEKEVCPKPCQVQNEDATDLTTILPSTSNTGKRKLDLQEESSIKKPKRQHERFQFTESMILNDVKNIMTHVHAKLQNQETTDLNEFLMTKIRDLETDKRELVGVFGKTGAGKTSLINAVIGVKKLLPSGDVDACTSVMIKVEANALNSNYEAEIEFINKEEWEDELGTVDRFLEDDEEQEKHDDDEENDGHHDLIEKLTALYGEEWKQKSSQQLMDNRYFREIPEFLQSTKKILTCESAIELSAKMLKYTKQGEDKDIKRWYWPIVKCVTVKVPQNNFLQHVTLVDLPGNGDRNKSRDTMWKKIVVLRCGSYLKSTEQHLIENPGRS, from the exons ATGGATACGTTTGTATGCGATAAACTAAGCCAGTGGGGTTTCAGTGagtttattgaaatatttaaag ATCAAGGGGTTGACACAGAGAGCCTTTATTGTCTTGAGGATCAAGATATTGACAAGCTGATAACAAAAGTGGGACCGAGAGCACGGTTCAAGAAAAGACTCAATCGGTTAAAG GAAGAAGAAAACACTAATGGTGAAAAAGAAGTTTGTCCTAAACCA TGTCAAGTGCAGAATGAAGATGCAACTGATTTGACAACG ATTTTACCCTCCACGAGTAATACAG gAAAGCGAAAACTTGACCTTCAGGAAGAATCTAGCATAAAGAAACCAAAGCGACAGCATGAAAGATTTCAATTCACAG AATCAATGATACTGAATGATGTGAAAAACATAATGACACATGTTCATGCTAAACTACAAAATCAAGAGACAACAGATCTTAATGAATTCCTTAT GACCAAAATTAGAGATTTGGAAACAGACAAAAGGGAGCTGGTTGGTGTTTTTGGTAAAACTGGAGCTGGAAAGACCTCATTGATTAATGCAGTCATTGGTGTGAAGAAACTTTTGCCATCTGGAGATGTAGATGCATGTACCTCGGTCATGATCAAAGTGGAGGCGAACGCTCTCAACTCAAATTATGAAGCAGAGATCGAGTTCATCAACAAAGAG gaGTGGGAAGATGAGTTGGGGACTGTAGATCGCTTTCTTGAGGATGACGAAGAGCAAGAGAAGCATGACGATGATGAAGAGAACGATGGTCATCATGACCTTATTGAGAAGCTTACAGCACTATATGGAGaagaatggaaacaaaaatcatcACAACAACTCATGGACAACAGATACTTCAGAGAGATTCCAGAGTTTCTTCAGTCCACAAAGAAGATTTTAACTTGTGAATCG GCTATAGAGCTATCTGCAAAAATGTTGAAGTacaccaaacaaggagaagacAAAGATATAAAAAGGTGGTACTGGCCAATTGTGAAGTGTGTCACTGTCAAAGTgccccaaaataattttctccAGCATGTCACACTTGTGGACCTTCCTGGAAATGGAGACCGTAACAAGAGCCGAGATACAATGTGGAAAAAG